The DNA segment GACTTTCCTTCGAAGAGCCTTGTTACATTGGTTACTTTTGGTATTCACCCCTATATTTATACAATGTGGCGAGGAAAAAAAAGCGGCTTTGAATTGACCATAACTATTCCAGAGAAGAATAAAGAGGACTTTGTCAAATTGATTCGTGATATTGTTGTAAGTAATATTGATATAGCTAGTCATGAATCTCGAAGGCCTTCGGTTGAGTATAATGGAGTGTATGCTCCAGGTTATCCACCACACTTCTTCTTTTGTGAGCAACTTTCGCAGTCGCCTAAACTTGCTGGTCAGTTAAAAGTAAGTAACTCATATATCAGGTTTTTACCAGCCATTCCTATTAATGATAGGGAATTGCGTTTATTTGATAAAAGTCCGACTTTGCTCATCGAAGAATTGTCAAAACATTCTGATTTAATTGATTGGGAAAAGCGATGAATACGGTGACGATGGGCTTGGTGTATTATTTCATTTAGTTTCAATTGATAGATTTTAAAGTTTATTCTTGGCACCTTCGTATAACTTGTCAGCGCTTCCGCTTCACTCGCTCGCGTTTGCTCAAACAAACTCGTACCAACCGCAAACATTGGACATCTTTAGTCCATTATACACCATTACCGATTGATTGTATCTAAAAGGAGAATCATATATATGAGTAATTACGATGAAAATGAGATAACGGACTTTTACGAAGAAGAAGACAGCGAAGTCTTTGAAGATTTTCCCAAAAATAGAAGAATCATATGGCAGCCCAAAGACTATAGTATTAGAGAATTTTTTACGATGAAAGGGGATTCTGAACTTATCTTACAACCTGAATATCAGAGAGAATATGTTTTTGATCCCAAAAGATCTAGCCGATTAATAGAATCCATATTAATGGACGTCCCTATACCTGTTATATACTTAGCTGAAGAAGAGAATGGATCCTATAGTGTGATTGATGGACAGCAACGCCTAACTACATTTATATCATTTTTGGAAGGAAAATTTCCTGATGGAAAAGAATTCAAACTTAACGGTTTAAAAATATTTCCGGAATTGAATCGAAAAAGTTTTAATGAACTAGATAAGAAAGATCAGCATAAAATTAGAACTACTACTATTCATTCGATAATAATTAAGAAGGAATCGGATCCGGACATTAAGTTTGAAATTTTTGAAAGACTAAATACTGGGTCCGTAAAGTTAAATGAAGATGAAATTCGAAATTCCGTCTATCGAGGCCCATATATTGAATTATTGGCTGAACTTTCCGAAAATAAACATTTTAATGAAATAATCAACAAGCCGAATTATAAAAAGCGAATGATATATAGAGGTATGATCCTTAGGTATTTTGCATTAACGGAAAGATCATATTTAAATTATCGGCCTTCGATGAAGAAATTTTGTAATTCGCATCTTAACGATTTTAAAAACTTGAGTGAACAGAAAAGGCAAGAATTTAAAGATAAATTTTCAAAATCTGTAGATTTATGTTACTCGGTTTTTGGGAAAAACGCTTTTCGAAGATTTAAACCAGGTCACTCGGATCAGAATCCTAATGGAAATTGGGGAGCAAGCCGCATTAATATGGCAATATTCGATATAGTAATGGTTTGTTTTAATAATTACTCGAAAAATACCATCATGAAATATGCTGATGATATTAGAGAAAGTTTAATTGATCTAATGTCAAATAATGAAGAGTTCATCGATGCAATTGAAACTAAAACAAGTGATTCCGAAAGTACTAAGAAGCGATTTGTTGTTTGGTCCCAGATTTTAGAGAATTTAATTTCAGAGCAGAAAGAAAAACGTACATTTTCATATAAGGTGAAAAAGGACCTGTTCTCAGTAGATTCCACATGCAAATTATGTAACCAACGTATTATGATTATTGATGATGCGGAAGTAGATCATATATTGCCGTTTTCAAAAGGTGGGTCGACGAAATTGGAGAATGCTCAAATTACACATCGATTTTGCAATAGAAATAAGTATAATAAGATCAATAACAGTTTATAACCGTATTATGATTAATTTTATCTTAAATAGTTTCAGATATACATAAAAGACCATATTTCTTTTTTCGATCGGGTTTAAACAATGCTTTCCAGCTTTCCGTTCGGACAATATATAAGTAAGACCTATGAGAAAAGTTGTTTTTGCGATTAATATTACTACCGATGGATGTTGCAGCCACATGGACATGGTCCCCGACGATGGGCTGCACAAATACTTCACAGATCTACTTCGTACTGCAGGTGTCATCCTTTATGGGCGTATCACATACCAGCTGATGGTGCCTTTTTGGCCTGAAGTTGCAAGAGGCCAATCGGAGTCAGAAATAACGAATGAGTTTGCCCA comes from the Leptospira dzoumogneensis genome and includes:
- a CDS encoding suppressor of fused domain protein, giving the protein MINYEIELSDYLKFLKKMTGIEAKLENDPPYAVISIHDFPSKSLVTLVTFGIHPYIYTMWRGKKSGFELTITIPEKNKEDFVKLIRDIVVSNIDIASHESRRPSVEYNGVYAPGYPPHFFFCEQLSQSPKLAGQLKVSNSYIRFLPAIPINDRELRLFDKSPTLLIEELSKHSDLIDWEKR
- a CDS encoding GmrSD restriction endonuclease domain-containing protein is translated as MSNYDENEITDFYEEEDSEVFEDFPKNRRIIWQPKDYSIREFFTMKGDSELILQPEYQREYVFDPKRSSRLIESILMDVPIPVIYLAEEENGSYSVIDGQQRLTTFISFLEGKFPDGKEFKLNGLKIFPELNRKSFNELDKKDQHKIRTTTIHSIIIKKESDPDIKFEIFERLNTGSVKLNEDEIRNSVYRGPYIELLAELSENKHFNEIINKPNYKKRMIYRGMILRYFALTERSYLNYRPSMKKFCNSHLNDFKNLSEQKRQEFKDKFSKSVDLCYSVFGKNAFRRFKPGHSDQNPNGNWGASRINMAIFDIVMVCFNNYSKNTIMKYADDIRESLIDLMSNNEEFIDAIETKTSDSESTKKRFVVWSQILENLISEQKEKRTFSYKVKKDLFSVDSTCKLCNQRIMIIDDAEVDHILPFSKGGSTKLENAQITHRFCNRNKYNKINNSL